In Thioclava sp. GXIMD2076, one DNA window encodes the following:
- the ugpB gene encoding sn-glycerol-3-phosphate ABC transporter substrate-binding protein UgpB gives MLKTLMMGTALVAASATMAAAKTQVTWWHAMGGELGQKLEEIVADYNASQDEYEVIPTYKGTYTETMTAAIAAFRAKQQPDIVQVFEVGAGTMMAAKGAVYPVYQLMKDAGADFDPDAYLPAVAGYYTDTDGNMLSMPFNSSTPVLYYNKDEFAKAGLDPNTPPKTWADMEAFSKKIVESGAAECGFTSAWISWAQTENFSAWHNLPIGTMENGFGGLGAELTLADDLRARHWGNLAKWQKEGLYRYAGPGGGDDANPAFQSGTCAMVMNSSGSRAGLMANSRFDVGVGMLPYYDDVAGAPQNSIIGGATLWVLQGHSKEEYKGVADFFTYLSSPEVQADWHQFSGYLPITKAAYSLSQEQGYYEQNPGADVAIKQITLNTPTENSKGLRFGNYVQIRSIIDEEFEALLGGKKTAMEALQSVDERGNKLLREFEKANQ, from the coding sequence ATGTTGAAGACGTTGATGATGGGCACCGCACTTGTGGCGGCCTCGGCAACCATGGCGGCGGCCAAGACGCAGGTCACTTGGTGGCATGCGATGGGCGGCGAGCTGGGCCAGAAGCTCGAAGAGATCGTGGCCGATTACAACGCCAGCCAGGATGAATATGAAGTCATTCCGACTTATAAAGGCACCTATACCGAAACGATGACTGCGGCGATCGCCGCGTTCCGCGCCAAGCAGCAGCCCGATATCGTGCAGGTCTTCGAGGTGGGCGCCGGAACGATGATGGCGGCCAAGGGCGCGGTCTATCCGGTCTACCAGCTGATGAAGGATGCGGGCGCCGATTTCGACCCCGATGCCTATCTTCCGGCGGTCGCGGGCTATTACACCGACACCGATGGCAATATGCTCTCGATGCCCTTCAACTCCTCGACCCCTGTCCTCTATTACAACAAGGACGAGTTTGCCAAAGCGGGTCTCGACCCGAACACGCCGCCCAAGACCTGGGCCGATATGGAAGCCTTCTCCAAGAAGATCGTCGAGTCGGGCGCGGCGGAGTGCGGTTTCACCAGTGCATGGATCTCATGGGCGCAGACCGAGAATTTCTCGGCATGGCACAATCTGCCAATCGGCACGATGGAGAACGGTTTCGGCGGGCTTGGTGCCGAGCTGACGCTGGCTGATGACCTGCGTGCGCGTCACTGGGGCAATCTGGCCAAATGGCAGAAAGAGGGTCTTTACCGCTATGCCGGTCCGGGCGGTGGCGATGACGCAAACCCCGCCTTCCAGTCGGGCACCTGTGCGATGGTCATGAACTCCTCGGGGTCGCGCGCGGGTCTGATGGCGAATTCCAGATTCGATGTCGGCGTCGGCATGCTGCCCTATTACGATGATGTCGCGGGCGCACCGCAGAACTCGATCATCGGCGGCGCGACGCTCTGGGTCCTGCAGGGCCACTCGAAAGAGGAATATAAGGGTGTGGCCGATTTCTTCACCTATCTCTCCTCGCCGGAAGTGCAGGCCGATTGGCACCAGTTCTCGGGCTATCTGCCGATCACCAAAGCGGCCTATTCGCTCAGCCAGGAGCAGGGCTATTACGAGCAGAACCCCGGCGCGGATGTGGCGATCAAGCAGATCACGCTGAACACTCCTACCGAGAATTCTAAAGGTCTGCGCTTTGGCAATTACGTCCAGATCCGCTCGATCATCGATGAGGAATTCGAGGCGCTTCTGGGCGGTAAGAAAACCGCGATGGAGGCCCTGCAGTCGGTTGACGAGCGCGGCAACAAGCTTCTGCGCGAGTTCGAGAAAGCCAACCAGTAA
- the ugpE gene encoding sn-glycerol-3-phosphate ABC transporter permease UgpE encodes MVENRPLLTILSHVILILGVAAVALPVWLALVASTHPTSSFVSGTVPLWFGSEGIRSYLTMLGQGVSTSGTPPLGHMLFNSLVMALTITIGKIAISITSAFAICYFRFPGRQLAFWMIFITLMLPVEVRIVPTFEVVANLGLLNSYAGLSIPLIASATATFLFRQVFLTLPDELTEAARIDGAGPLKFFWDHALPLSRTNIAALSVILFIYGWNQYLWPLIVTTDERYYTIVMGIKRMASVVDDIPRWNEVMATVVLAMLPPVIVVIAMQKLFVKGLVETEK; translated from the coding sequence ATGGTCGAGAACAGACCGCTTCTGACAATCCTGTCGCATGTCATCCTGATCCTCGGTGTGGCCGCCGTGGCGCTGCCCGTGTGGCTCGCGCTTGTGGCCTCCACCCATCCGACCTCGAGTTTCGTGTCGGGCACCGTGCCCTTGTGGTTCGGCTCCGAGGGGATCAGATCCTATCTCACCATGCTGGGTCAGGGGGTCTCGACCTCGGGCACACCGCCGCTGGGGCATATGCTGTTCAACAGCCTCGTGATGGCGCTGACCATCACCATCGGCAAGATCGCGATCTCGATCACCTCGGCCTTTGCCATCTGCTATTTCCGCTTTCCGGGCCGGCAGCTGGCCTTCTGGATGATCTTCATCACGCTGATGCTGCCTGTCGAGGTGCGGATCGTGCCGACCTTCGAGGTGGTGGCCAATCTGGGGCTCCTCAACTCTTATGCGGGGCTGTCCATCCCGCTCATCGCCTCGGCCACGGCGACCTTCCTTTTCCGGCAGGTGTTCCTGACACTGCCCGACGAGCTGACCGAGGCCGCGCGGATCGACGGGGCGGGGCCGCTGAAATTCTTCTGGGATCATGCGCTGCCGCTGTCGCGCACCAATATCGCGGCGCTTTCGGTGATTTTGTTCATCTATGGCTGGAACCAGTATCTCTGGCCGCTGATCGTCACCACCGACGAGCGCTATTACACCATTGTCATGGGGATCAAACGGATGGCTTCGGTCGTCGATGATATCCCGCGCTGGAACGAGGTCATGGCGACTGTCGTGCTGGCCATGCTGCCCCCCGTGATCGTGGTGATCGCAATGCAGAAGCTCTTTGTCAAAGGGCTTGTCGAGACGGAGAAATAA
- the ugpA gene encoding sn-glycerol-3-phosphate ABC transporter permease UgpA — MQTKKTIFRSKGLPYLLLAPQLVITVIFFLWPAGQAMWQSFLRQDAFGFSTQFVGLENYIALFEDPSYLNSFKVTAVFSVLVAGVSMGAGLLFAACVDRVIRANRAYTTLLVWPYAVAPAVAGVLWWFMFNPTIGIMSYALRQLGYDWNQSTHASDAMILVVLAASWKQISYNFLFFVAGLQAIPASLREAAAIDGAGPVKRFWSVVFPLLSPTTFFLLVINITYTMFDTFAVIDAATAGGPAQATNILVYKVYQDGFVGLNMGASAAQSVVLMGIVIALTVIQFRYIERKVEY; from the coding sequence ATGCAGACCAAAAAGACGATCTTCCGCTCAAAAGGGCTGCCCTATCTGCTCCTTGCCCCGCAGCTGGTGATCACCGTGATCTTCTTCCTCTGGCCTGCGGGGCAGGCCATGTGGCAGAGCTTCCTGCGGCAGGATGCGTTCGGGTTTTCCACGCAATTCGTGGGGCTCGAAAACTATATCGCGCTGTTTGAGGATCCGAGCTATCTGAACTCTTTCAAGGTCACGGCGGTGTTCTCGGTGCTGGTGGCGGGCGTGTCGATGGGGGCGGGGCTGTTGTTTGCCGCCTGTGTGGACCGCGTGATCCGCGCCAACCGTGCCTATACCACGCTTCTGGTCTGGCCCTATGCGGTGGCACCTGCGGTGGCAGGGGTTTTGTGGTGGTTCATGTTCAACCCGACCATTGGCATTATGTCCTATGCACTGCGCCAGTTGGGCTATGATTGGAACCAGTCGACCCATGCAAGTGATGCGATGATCCTTGTGGTGCTGGCGGCGAGCTGGAAACAGATCAGCTATAATTTCCTGTTCTTCGTGGCGGGGTTGCAGGCCATTCCAGCCTCATTGCGCGAGGCGGCGGCCATTGATGGCGCAGGCCCCGTGAAGCGCTTCTGGAGCGTGGTCTTCCCGCTTCTGTCGCCCACGACCTTCTTCCTGCTGGTGATCAACATCACCTACACGATGTTCGACACCTTTGCCGTGATCGATGCGGCCACCGCGGGCGGACCGGCGCAAGCCACCAATATCCTTGTCTACAAGGTCTATCAGGACGGGTTCGTGGGGCTCAACATGGGGGCGTCGGCGGCGCAATCGGTGGTGCTGATGGGCATTGTTATTGCCCTGACCGTGATCCAGTTCCGCTATATCGAACGTAAGGTGGAGTATTGA
- a CDS encoding LysR family transcriptional regulator, which produces MQHEFDWNDLKFFLALHRSKRMVAAAQALGIDQTTIARRVRQLEKSIGAQLFTKSPDGYEVTPAGERILPMALEIERATGRAREEIGGEAGRASGTVRVGAPDGLGIHFVAPVLTQFQEEYPDIRIELLVRSRTFRLSRQEAHLTFSMALPTSGRLLARRMTEYHLGFYASRDYLAKHGTPKTIDDLKAHNYVGYVDELLPTDAMRYQVELGITNPVLFGSNSILAQREAIREGAGIGVLPAYVIHDDPDLVPILAPRHVLKRTMWILSHQSTEDLARVRLVSEYLQNATRASRARFVL; this is translated from the coding sequence ATGCAGCATGAATTCGACTGGAACGATCTGAAGTTCTTTCTTGCACTTCACAGATCAAAACGCATGGTCGCGGCCGCGCAGGCGCTCGGGATCGACCAGACCACAATCGCACGGCGTGTGCGCCAGCTGGAGAAATCCATTGGCGCGCAGCTTTTCACCAAATCTCCCGATGGCTACGAGGTCACGCCCGCGGGCGAACGTATCCTGCCGATGGCGCTCGAGATCGAGCGCGCGACAGGGCGGGCCCGCGAGGAGATCGGGGGCGAGGCGGGACGCGCCTCGGGCACCGTCAGGGTGGGCGCGCCCGACGGTCTGGGGATCCACTTCGTGGCGCCCGTGCTCACGCAATTCCAAGAGGAGTATCCCGATATCCGGATCGAGCTTTTGGTCCGCTCGCGCACGTTCCGGCTGTCTCGGCAAGAGGCGCACCTAACGTTTTCAATGGCTTTGCCGACATCAGGGCGGCTTCTGGCACGGCGGATGACGGAATACCATCTGGGGTTCTACGCCTCGCGGGACTATCTGGCAAAGCATGGAACGCCCAAGACGATCGATGACCTTAAGGCCCATAACTATGTGGGCTATGTCGACGAGCTGCTGCCCACGGATGCGATGCGCTATCAGGTCGAGCTGGGGATCACCAATCCCGTGCTCTTCGGTTCGAACTCGATCCTCGCGCAGCGTGAGGCTATCCGGGAGGGCGCGGGGATCGGTGTGCTGCCCGCCTATGTTATCCATGACGATCCCGATCTCGTGCCGATCCTCGCGCCGCGCCATGTGCTCAAGCGCACGATGTGGATCCTGTCGCACCAGTCCACCGAAGACCTCGCGCGGGTCCGGCTTGTCTCGGAATATTTACAGAACGCGACCCGCGCATCGCGGGCCCGTTTCGTGTTGTGA
- a CDS encoding dipeptidase yields MSSLPQIPVFDGHNDFLLRLLKDPARREAIWSGADGRGQIDLPRAKAGNFAGGFFAIYTPSPMSGDLAQMFAAMDNPPYCLDLPPMMPMTEAVDVALAETGHLMWLERKGDLQICRTSAQIRAAMAAGKIAAILHMEGAEAISPDLDSLHVWHAAGLRSLGPVWSRPTVFGHGVPFAYPSSPDTGDGLTMAGKDLIRECNALKIMIDLSHLNEKGFDDVARLSDAPLVATHSNAHVVTPSARNLTDRQLTQIRETGGMVGLNYATQFLRPDGMRDDCGWDEMMRHLDHLLSILGEDHIGLGSDFDGADIPSCLGDVSGLPKLLQAMLDHGFGEDLVKKIAHENWLGLLERTWGA; encoded by the coding sequence GTGTCCAGTTTGCCCCAGATCCCCGTTTTCGACGGCCATAACGACTTCCTGCTGCGGCTTTTGAAAGATCCTGCCCGCCGCGAGGCGATCTGGAGCGGTGCGGATGGTCGCGGACAGATCGACCTACCGCGCGCCAAGGCAGGAAATTTTGCAGGCGGCTTTTTTGCCATCTACACCCCCTCGCCGATGTCGGGCGATCTGGCGCAGATGTTTGCCGCGATGGATAACCCGCCCTATTGCCTCGATCTGCCACCAATGATGCCGATGACCGAAGCGGTGGATGTAGCATTGGCCGAGACCGGCCATCTGATGTGGCTCGAACGCAAGGGTGATCTGCAAATTTGCAGGACATCCGCCCAGATCCGGGCCGCGATGGCCGCCGGAAAGATCGCGGCGATTCTGCATATGGAGGGCGCGGAGGCGATCAGCCCCGATCTGGATTCGCTCCATGTCTGGCACGCGGCGGGGCTGCGCTCGCTCGGACCGGTCTGGTCGCGGCCCACCGTCTTTGGCCACGGGGTGCCCTTTGCCTATCCCTCCTCCCCCGATACCGGCGACGGGCTGACCATGGCGGGCAAGGACCTGATCCGCGAATGCAATGCGCTGAAAATCATGATCGATCTGAGCCATCTCAACGAGAAGGGCTTCGACGATGTGGCCCGCCTGAGCGACGCACCTCTGGTGGCCACCCATTCCAATGCGCATGTGGTCACGCCATCGGCGCGCAATCTGACCGATCGCCAACTGACGCAGATCCGCGAGACCGGCGGGATGGTCGGCCTCAATTATGCCACGCAATTCCTGCGCCCCGACGGGATGCGCGACGATTGCGGCTGGGACGAGATGATGCGCCATCTCGACCACCTTCTGTCGATCCTCGGCGAGGATCATATCGGGCTCGGCTCGGATTTCGACGGGGCCGACATTCCGTCCTGTCTTGGCGATGTCTCGGGCCTGCCCAAATTGCTGCAGGCAATGCTCGATCACGGCTTTGGCGAGGATCTGGTAAAGAAGATCGCCCATGAGAACTGGCTGGGGTTGCTGGAACGGACCTGGGGCGCATGA
- a CDS encoding DUF2177 family protein produces the protein MLQILSAYIASTIIFLGLDMVGLKFIVKPVFDRHISDLYADPFRMGPAAVFYLAYVAGAVFLVSLPALRADAPVQALINGAVLGALAYGTYEFTSLAVMRDWSWEQVITDTLWGTVLTGVSLWLGVLVARLFD, from the coding sequence ATGCTCCAGATCCTCTCGGCCTATATCGCCTCCACAATCATTTTTCTCGGTCTCGATATGGTCGGGCTGAAATTCATCGTGAAACCGGTCTTCGACCGCCATATCTCGGACCTCTATGCCGATCCGTTCCGCATGGGGCCTGCGGCGGTCTTCTATCTGGCCTATGTGGCGGGCGCGGTATTTCTGGTCAGCCTGCCCGCGCTTCGTGCCGATGCGCCGGTGCAGGCGCTGATCAACGGCGCGGTGTTGGGAGCGTTGGCCTATGGCACCTACGAGTTTACCTCGCTCGCGGTGATGCGCGACTGGTCGTGGGAGCAGGTCATCACCGATACGCTCTGGGGCACGGTGCTGACCGGTGTCTCGCTGTGGCTCGGTGTGCTGGTGGCGCGTCTCTTCGACTGA
- the ugpC gene encoding sn-glycerol-3-phosphate ABC transporter ATP-binding protein UgpC, whose product MAAITLSEVVKTYAGATAPTVKSVDLTIEDGEFCVLVGPSGCGKSTLLRMIAGLETVTGGEIAIGERVVNELEPMDRDIAMVFQNYALYPHMSVRENLSYGLKNRRMPKPEIAARVEEVARILQIGPFLDRKPRALSGGQRQRVAMGRAIVREPSVFLFDEPLSNLDAKLRVSMRGEIKQLQKRLGTTSVYVTHDQMEAMTLADKLVVLNGGQIEQVGTPLELYRTPQTVFVAGFIGSPGMNLIDARIENNVLMVDDLAIAADVPGRGEVVAGLRPETVTLWAGAGAFRTAYVEDLGNSRLVHGTLGGQPFAAQVPPETEIEPNMQLAVDPAGLHLFDPITGRRIGQGAHPATQTPQLMGI is encoded by the coding sequence ATGGCCGCAATTACCCTATCGGAAGTCGTCAAGACCTATGCAGGCGCTACGGCCCCCACGGTGAAGAGCGTCGATCTGACCATCGAGGATGGCGAGTTCTGCGTGCTGGTCGGGCCATCGGGCTGCGGGAAATCCACGCTGTTGCGGATGATCGCGGGGCTTGAAACGGTGACGGGCGGCGAGATCGCCATTGGCGAGCGGGTCGTGAACGAACTCGAGCCGATGGATCGCGACATCGCGATGGTGTTCCAGAACTACGCGCTCTATCCGCATATGTCGGTGCGCGAGAACCTGTCTTACGGGCTGAAAAACCGCCGCATGCCCAAGCCCGAGATCGCCGCGCGTGTCGAGGAGGTCGCCCGTATTCTGCAGATCGGGCCGTTCCTCGACCGCAAACCGCGCGCGCTGTCGGGCGGGCAGCGCCAGCGGGTGGCGATGGGGCGCGCCATCGTGCGCGAGCCTTCGGTCTTCCTGTTCGACGAGCCGCTCTCCAACCTCGATGCGAAACTGCGCGTATCGATGCGCGGCGAGATCAAGCAGCTGCAAAAGCGCCTTGGCACCACCTCGGTCTATGTCACCCATGACCAGATGGAGGCGATGACACTGGCCGATAAGCTGGTCGTGCTCAATGGCGGGCAGATCGAACAGGTGGGCACGCCGCTCGAGTTGTATCGCACTCCGCAGACCGTGTTTGTTGCGGGCTTCATCGGCTCGCCGGGGATGAACCTGATCGATGCGCGGATCGAGAACAATGTGCTGATGGTCGATGATCTGGCCATTGCTGCGGATGTGCCGGGGCGCGGCGAGGTCGTGGCGGGGCTCAGGCCCGAGACGGTCACCCTGTGGGCAGGCGCGGGGGCGTTCCGCACCGCTTATGTCGAGGATCTGGGCAATAGCCGCCTTGTGCATGGCACGCTGGGTGGCCAGCCCTTTGCCGCGCAGGTGCCGCCCGAGACGGAGATCGAGCCGAACATGCAGCTTGCGGTCGACCCCGCCGGCCTCCATCTTTTCGATCCGATCACGGGGCGGCGTATCGGGCAGGGTGCGCATCCCGCGACACAGACCCCGCAGTTGATGGGCATTTGA